TTCATCTGCGACCCCTTGCGGGTAACTCGAAGAGATCGCCACACACCCTCAGAATTATACTGACTGAGCAAACTGACATAGCAGCATTAGGCAACGCCATTCATCACACTAAGCTTCATCGCTACATTGCTCAACATTGGAATTCTGAAGATTTAAAGTTCACGGTTCTAGAATCAATTCGTAACTATTTGCAAGACCGAAAGCTAGAATCTCAAAACGCCAAGCTGAAAGCAACCAATCAGGCCTTAGAAGAAACGGTCAAGCATTTGCGACAACTAGAGATGGAGTTGCAACAGTCTGAGGCAAAGCTGAATGTTCAACTCCAGACTGCTTATGACTCGGAAGCCACGCTCAAGCAAATTACTGAAAAGGTACGAGACTCTTTAGACGAAAATCAGATTCTTCAGGGGGCGGTTGAGGCACTGGCGCAGGCGTTAAAGGTAGGGTGCTGCAATGCAGCATTATTTGATTTGGGGCAGAAAACCTCAACGATTCGCTACGAGTTTGCCACGTCAATTCCGCCTTCTCAAGGGCGGGTTTCACAAATGGCTGATTTTCCTGAAATTTATGATCAGCTTTTGCAAGGAATGTATTTTCAGTTTTGTTCTTTATTGCCTCACCCGTTGCGAGGACAAGTTTCAATGTTGGTTTGCCCTATTTCTGATGATAAGGGCGTTTTGGGTGACCTTTGGTTAGTAAATCAAGTCGGTGAAGGATTTAATGAGCGGGAAATTAATTTAGTGCAACATGTGGCGACTCAGTGTGCGATCGCCCTCCGTCAGGCGCTGCTGTTTCAACAATCTCAGGCGCAAGTGGCTGAGTTAGAACGTTTGAGCCGTCTTAAAGACGACTTTTTAAGCACGGTTTCCCATGAGCTGCGATCGCCACTTTCTAATATTAAAATGGCAATCCAAATGTTGGAATTATCTTTAGAAAAAGAGCCTCCCTCTTTAAATCATGAAAACTTTAACCTATCTACCTCTCAGTCAACGTTTAACGTGCGCACCTTTACTAATAGGACGCGTTATCTACAAATTTTGAAAGACGAGTGTCAAAGAGAAATTAGCCTTGTTAATGATTTGCTCGATTTAGCTCGATTAGATGCGGGCACTGAAGCCCTAAACCCAATCACCATTGATTTGACTCCTTGGCTCACCCGAATCTCACAGCCTTATTATGAGCGGGCGATCGCGCAACAGCAGCAATTAGAAATTTTAGTAAATAAGAAAAACTCTGTTTTGACA
Above is a window of Timaviella obliquedivisa GSE-PSE-MK23-08B DNA encoding:
- a CDS encoding hybrid sensor histidine kinase/response regulator, giving the protein MSKLVVICIDDEPAILESLKAELRGVLGDNCLIETTAGSVEAVELWAWQRGECEVALVLADYIMPDVQRAELFKHIHLRPLAGNSKRSPHTLRIILTEQTDIAALGNAIHHTKLHRYIAQHWNSEDLKFTVLESIRNYLQDRKLESQNAKLKATNQALEETVKHLRQLEMELQQSEAKLNVQLQTAYDSEATLKQITEKVRDSLDENQILQGAVEALAQALKVGCCNAALFDLGQKTSTIRYEFATSIPPSQGRVSQMADFPEIYDQLLQGMYFQFCSLLPHPLRGQVSMLVCPISDDKGVLGDLWLVNQVGEGFNEREINLVQHVATQCAIALRQALLFQQSQAQVAELERLSRLKDDFLSTVSHELRSPLSNIKMAIQMLELSLEKEPPSLNHENFNLSTSQSTFNVRTFTNRTRYLQILKDECQREISLVNDLLDLARLDAGTEALNPITIDLTPWLTRISQPYYERAIAQQQQLEILVNKKNSVLTTDISYLERIVGELLNNACKYTPAEGLITVEVLEEGKGQTIRVINSGVEISSNERDRIFDKFYRVPKNDPWKHGGTGLGLALVKRLTERINATIEVESANNQTIFTVRFA